In Rhodopirellula sp. P2, the DNA window CGCGTTTCGGCCGTGTAATCGACTGGTGGACGAGAGAATTGAGTGGGAGGTGATCCGGTGGAGCGGCGTCCAAAGTGAATCAACTTGCTCCCAGCCAAACGAGTTTCGTCACGAATCGAGCCACCTTGAAACGGTCCCACGCCCAAAACCCAAGTGTCTCGTGCGGTGGATCGCGACTGACTGATTCCAGATTGCCAAACGGCTTCGCGAGTCTTTCGGTCGTAAGCAAACGCGGCCACTTTCGCGGCCCCTTCGCGAGCGTCGCGACGGGCGATGGCAATTTCCGGGATCTGAGGAACCGATGGAGTGCTGGGCAGCAACGAAACCGTCGAGTTGATTGCATTGTTCTCCGGAACACCCAACGTCACGCGGTGGTCGTCATACCCCAACGTTCCAATCCGAGCCTCGATGATGATGTCCGCGTCTGTCGCAGCATCCTGCATGTAACAGCCTGCCGCCATGACTTGTTGACGCAGTGCACTTGTGACGTAATCCGCATTCACAATCGTGGGCACCTTCGCCGAACGAAGATAGCTTGTGTCAAGGTAAACCTTCTCACCTGACAAAGGTCGAAAGTCAATCGTCGAAACGCTGCGGTCAACGGCGTCCGACAACAACAATTGCTCGGTCGCTTGCCGTTCTTGGGTCGTGCCGCAACCTGACAACAAACACACCATCAACCCGAACGCGGCGATGGAAGCAAACGATCGCGGGGAGAACCAGCGAACAGATTGACATGCATTCGGTTTTTGAATCGTTCGCAAACTGAACACTTGCCGTGAAGATGAGTCCCGGC includes these proteins:
- a CDS encoding DUF6655 family protein encodes the protein MVCLLSGCGTTQERQATEQLLLSDAVDRSVSTIDFRPLSGEKVYLDTSYLRSAKVPTIVNADYVTSALRQQVMAAGCYMQDAATDADIIIEARIGTLGYDDHRVTLGVPENNAINSTVSLLPSTPSVPQIPEIAIARRDAREGAAKVAAFAYDRKTREAVWQSGISQSRSTARDTWVLGVGPFQGGSIRDETRLAGSKLIHFGRRSTGSPPTQFSRPPVDYTAETRFDNGWPVLGGDNGSMIGGGLLPGEPLPGVGVSSEMIADGEAAGEAGGADTGTDTPESKESKPAAKIAVEPKPKDKKVR